A section of the Mycolicibacterium anyangense genome encodes:
- the leuA gene encoding 2-isopropylmalate synthase, protein MDAADAFVSARTIKTPAGPRQDGQPAYNTQRNSSMATFRYRPFADEVEKITLADRTWPDKVIDRAPLWCAVDLRDGNQALIDPMSPARKRRMFELLVKMGYKEIEVGFPSASQTDYDFVREIIEQGAIPDDVTIQVLTQCRDELIERTFEACHGAPNVIVHFYNSTSILQRRVVFRADRDEIKKIATDGARKCLQEAAKHPGTRWRYEYSPESYTGTELSYAKEVCDAVSEIIEPTPDWPLIVNLPATVEMATPNVYADSIEWMSRNLARRDSIILSLHPHNDRGTAVAAAELGYQAGADRIEGCLFGNGERTGNVCLVTLGLNMFSRGVDPQIDFSNIDEIRRTVEYCNQLGVHERHPYGGDLVYTAFSGSHQDAINKGLDAMKFDADAADKDVDDILWQVPYLPIDPKDVGRTYEAVIRVNSQSGKGGVAYIMKADHGLVLPRRLQIEFSKAIQQITDGEGGEVSPKEMWDAFADEYLAPIRPLERIKQKVIGSETDGGIDVIEATVKIDDVETDIRGQGNGPLAAFVDALGTVGFDISVLDYSEHAMSAGEEAAAAAYVEASVGGRTVWGVGIATSITTASLRAVVSAVNRAARLG, encoded by the coding sequence ATGGATGCCGCGGATGCTTTCGTATCCGCACGAACCATCAAGACCCCCGCCGGACCGCGCCAGGATGGCCAGCCGGCATACAACACCCAGCGCAACTCCTCGATGGCAACGTTCCGCTACCGGCCGTTCGCCGACGAGGTCGAAAAAATCACCCTGGCCGACCGGACCTGGCCCGACAAGGTCATCGACCGGGCCCCGCTGTGGTGCGCGGTCGACCTGCGCGACGGCAACCAGGCCCTGATCGACCCGATGAGCCCCGCCCGCAAGCGCCGGATGTTCGAGCTGCTGGTCAAGATGGGCTACAAGGAGATCGAGGTCGGTTTCCCGTCGGCCAGCCAGACCGACTACGACTTCGTCCGCGAGATCATCGAGCAGGGCGCCATCCCCGACGATGTCACCATCCAGGTGCTGACCCAGTGCCGTGACGAGCTGATCGAGCGCACCTTCGAGGCCTGCCACGGCGCCCCGAACGTGATCGTGCACTTCTACAACTCGACGTCGATCCTGCAGCGCCGGGTGGTGTTCCGCGCCGACCGCGACGAGATCAAGAAGATCGCCACCGACGGCGCCCGCAAGTGCCTGCAGGAGGCTGCCAAGCACCCCGGCACGCGGTGGCGTTACGAGTACTCCCCGGAGTCCTACACCGGCACCGAGCTGTCCTACGCCAAGGAAGTCTGCGACGCGGTCTCCGAGATCATCGAGCCCACCCCGGACTGGCCGCTGATCGTCAACCTGCCGGCCACCGTCGAGATGGCCACCCCGAACGTCTACGCCGACTCGATCGAGTGGATGAGCCGTAACCTGGCCCGCCGGGACTCGATCATCCTGAGCCTGCACCCTCACAACGACCGCGGAACTGCCGTCGCCGCAGCCGAATTGGGCTATCAGGCGGGCGCGGACCGCATCGAGGGCTGCCTGTTCGGCAACGGTGAGCGCACCGGCAACGTCTGCCTGGTGACCCTCGGGCTGAACATGTTCTCCCGTGGGGTGGACCCGCAGATCGACTTCTCCAACATCGACGAGATCCGCCGCACCGTGGAGTACTGCAACCAGCTGGGCGTCCACGAGCGGCACCCCTACGGCGGCGACCTGGTCTACACCGCCTTCTCCGGCAGCCACCAGGACGCCATCAACAAGGGCCTGGATGCCATGAAGTTCGACGCTGATGCCGCCGACAAAGACGTCGACGACATCCTGTGGCAGGTGCCGTACCTGCCGATCGACCCCAAGGACGTCGGGCGCACCTACGAGGCCGTGATCCGGGTGAACTCCCAGTCCGGCAAGGGCGGGGTGGCCTACATCATGAAGGCCGACCACGGCCTGGTGCTGCCGCGCCGCCTGCAGATCGAGTTCAGCAAGGCGATTCAGCAGATCACCGACGGCGAGGGCGGCGAGGTGTCGCCCAAGGAGATGTGGGACGCGTTCGCCGACGAATACCTGGCCCCGATCCGGCCGCTGGAGCGCATCAAGCAGAAGGTGATCGGCTCGGAGACCGACGGCGGGATCGACGTCATCGAGGCGACGGTGAAGATCGACGACGTCGAGACCGACATCCGTGGCCAGGGCAACGGCCCGCTGGCCGCGTTCGTCGACGCTCTGGGCACCGTCGGCTTCGACATCAGCGTCCTGGACTACTCCGAACATGCGATGTCCGCCGGTGAGGAGGCCGCCGCGGCAGCCTACGTGGAGGCCTCCGTCGGTGGCCGCACCGTGTGGGGTGTCGGCATCGCCACGTCGATCACGACCGCGTCGCTGCGCGCGGTGGTTTCGGCGGTCAACCGGGCGGCGCGGCTGGGGTAA
- a CDS encoding DUF3375 domain-containing protein encodes MDDAAVSTDRGSIAELEQSNRDIQASPTIRLLAALNLSMYATLMERHLSTGVAVETELVVALERDLDAFDRPDGLSGLALIKLWASQGWLHRVADTRSGYERNLCYLTQDARRALDFLRGIRRQDTIATGGSINGIASRLKQVAMRVGNDPDRIRAGIQAQIAALQAELDELDAGVTRVVDDVTDSYDEAHAIALQMERLITDIGQYGTMIEQATAALDEPIETNVEYRDRQRQMYADYQAAWDSQGRDSHRAFLAMVNDPDQRAEFEADVAAVADALPSLDPALRKVMTGFFELVGQQIDEVERIQQRCAQRVKRFTAFGTLEQSRGVARQLNSAIGAARALLKESLTDSRLDLELPLARHTISSIGALSFRISDLSTPKPAQAAQSTVDLASFAALTTQVDAPGMSEMINTAVARGPLSLPDAVSMLDSAYLGHVIVLWSWALKQPRTGDAQESTTVRFQSLDGRDREIEVPLLMFTEPISTLQGAAQ; translated from the coding sequence GTGGACGACGCAGCTGTGTCCACCGATCGGGGGTCCATCGCCGAGCTCGAACAGTCCAACCGCGACATCCAGGCCTCGCCGACGATTCGCCTGCTCGCGGCGCTGAACCTGAGCATGTACGCCACGCTGATGGAGCGACACCTCAGCACTGGCGTGGCGGTGGAGACCGAACTGGTGGTGGCCCTCGAGCGTGACCTGGATGCGTTCGACCGGCCCGACGGGCTGTCCGGGCTGGCCCTGATCAAGCTGTGGGCCAGCCAGGGTTGGCTGCACCGGGTCGCCGACACGCGCAGCGGCTACGAACGCAACCTGTGTTACCTGACCCAGGACGCCCGCCGCGCGCTGGACTTCCTGCGCGGTATCCGCCGCCAGGACACCATCGCCACCGGCGGGTCGATCAACGGCATCGCCTCGCGGCTCAAGCAGGTGGCCATGCGCGTCGGCAACGATCCGGACCGGATCCGCGCCGGCATCCAGGCGCAGATCGCCGCACTGCAGGCCGAACTCGACGAGCTCGACGCCGGTGTCACCCGCGTCGTTGACGACGTCACCGACTCCTATGACGAAGCGCATGCGATCGCGCTGCAGATGGAACGGCTGATCACCGACATCGGCCAGTACGGCACCATGATCGAGCAGGCCACCGCGGCACTCGACGAGCCGATCGAGACCAACGTCGAATACCGCGACCGGCAGCGCCAGATGTACGCCGACTACCAGGCGGCCTGGGACTCGCAGGGCCGCGACTCCCACCGCGCTTTCCTGGCGATGGTCAACGACCCGGACCAGCGCGCCGAGTTCGAGGCCGATGTCGCCGCCGTCGCCGATGCGCTGCCGTCGCTGGATCCGGCGCTGCGCAAGGTGATGACCGGGTTCTTCGAGCTGGTCGGCCAGCAGATCGACGAGGTGGAGCGCATCCAGCAGCGCTGCGCCCAGCGGGTCAAGCGGTTCACCGCGTTCGGCACCCTGGAGCAGAGCCGTGGCGTGGCCCGCCAGCTGAACTCGGCCATCGGCGCCGCCCGCGCCCTGCTCAAAGAGTCGCTGACCGACTCGCGGCTGGACCTCGAACTGCCGCTGGCCCGGCACACCATCAGTTCGATCGGTGCGCTGAGCTTCCGGATCAGCGACCTGTCGACACCCAAACCGGCGCAGGCCGCGCAGAGCACCGTCGACCTGGCCAGCTTCGCCGCGCTGACCACCCAGGTCGACGCCCCCGGGATGTCGGAGATGATCAACACCGCGGTCGCCCGTGGCCCGCTGTCGCTGCCCGACGCGGTATCCATGCTCGACTCGGCCTATCTGGGCCACGTCATCGTGCTGTGGTCGTG
- a CDS encoding NAD(P)/FAD-dependent oxidoreductase — MSETADIVIVGGGLEGCAAAWALAQRGITDVVVLERHTVGSGMTGKSSGIVRCHYGVSSLAAMAAAGLEVFEKAEEIFGGDIGFRQTGYVVGVGEPNVDSLRKSLAAQREVGVQTEEIDAGEVAKLWPFADLSPFAAFGWEARGGYGDAYQTAQAFAVAARAAGVRIRQGAEVTGLLTDGDTVTGVRLADGSQISAGTVVVATGVWTQPLLAPYGVDVPIRVVREQIVMISPGIDLGPVPVFSDLVSLQYVRPEVGGDVLFGNSDLSDVATADPDDYLNRATEDFVDLTVNKVGTRFPGFPEPAIATSYAGCYDVTPDWNPVISLSGRDGLFVAAGFSGHGFKIAPSVGRLVADLVVDGHSSDPRIPESDFRLSRFAEGSLLKSPYPYVGAGQMR; from the coding sequence GTGAGCGAGACTGCGGACATCGTCATCGTCGGCGGCGGGCTCGAGGGGTGCGCCGCCGCCTGGGCGCTGGCTCAACGCGGCATCACCGATGTCGTTGTGCTGGAACGCCATACCGTCGGATCGGGGATGACGGGCAAATCCAGCGGCATCGTCCGCTGCCACTACGGGGTGAGCTCACTGGCCGCCATGGCGGCCGCCGGTCTGGAGGTCTTCGAGAAGGCCGAGGAGATCTTCGGCGGGGACATCGGCTTCCGCCAGACCGGCTACGTCGTCGGCGTCGGCGAGCCGAACGTCGACTCACTGCGCAAAAGCCTTGCCGCCCAGCGTGAGGTGGGCGTGCAGACCGAGGAGATCGACGCCGGCGAGGTGGCCAAGCTGTGGCCGTTCGCCGATCTGTCGCCGTTCGCCGCCTTCGGCTGGGAGGCCCGCGGCGGCTACGGCGACGCCTATCAGACCGCCCAGGCGTTCGCCGTCGCCGCGCGGGCGGCGGGCGTGCGCATCAGGCAGGGTGCCGAGGTCACCGGGCTGCTCACCGACGGCGACACCGTCACCGGGGTCCGGCTGGCCGACGGCAGTCAGATCAGCGCCGGCACCGTGGTGGTCGCCACCGGGGTGTGGACGCAGCCGCTCCTGGCTCCCTACGGCGTCGACGTCCCGATCCGGGTGGTCCGCGAGCAGATCGTGATGATCTCGCCCGGCATCGACCTGGGGCCGGTGCCGGTGTTCTCCGACCTGGTGTCCCTGCAGTACGTACGCCCGGAAGTGGGCGGCGATGTGCTGTTCGGCAACAGCGATCTGTCCGACGTCGCGACCGCCGATCCCGACGACTACCTCAACCGGGCGACCGAGGATTTCGTCGACCTCACCGTCAACAAGGTCGGTACCCGCTTCCCCGGTTTCCCCGAACCGGCGATCGCCACCAGCTACGCGGGCTGCTACGACGTCACACCCGACTGGAACCCGGTCATCTCCCTGAGCGGGCGGGACGGGCTGTTCGTGGCCGCCGGCTTCAGCGGGCACGGCTTCAAGATCGCGCCATCGGTCGGGCGGCTGGTCGCCGACCTGGTGGTCGACGGTCACAGCAGCGACCCGCGGATCCCGGAGAGCGACTTCCGGCTGTCCCGTTTCGCCGAGGGATCGCTGCTCAAGAGTCCTTACCCCTACGTCGGTGCTGGGCAGATGCGATAG
- a CDS encoding helix-turn-helix domain-containing protein: MTDLLRNQSGTARDREPDEPVAELEFEAAIARNVRQLRQQLGLSVADMATRIGISKAMMSKIENAQTSPSLSTLALLAKGFDVPVTTLFRGADVERPAAFVKAGTGARIVRNGTREGHEYELLGSLRGEHKRLECLLVTLSEKSKTYPMFQHPGTEFIYMLSGVMEYAHSRSVYRLHPGDSLQIDGEGAHGPVDLVEVPIRFLSVIAFPDSQV, encoded by the coding sequence GTGACAGATCTGCTGCGCAACCAGTCGGGTACCGCACGTGACCGCGAACCCGACGAGCCGGTGGCCGAGCTGGAGTTCGAAGCGGCCATCGCCCGCAATGTGCGCCAGCTCCGCCAGCAGCTCGGGTTGTCGGTCGCCGACATGGCCACCCGGATCGGCATCTCCAAGGCGATGATGTCCAAGATCGAGAACGCCCAGACCTCCCCCAGCCTGTCGACCCTGGCGTTGCTGGCCAAAGGGTTCGACGTCCCGGTCACCACCCTGTTCCGTGGCGCCGATGTGGAGCGGCCGGCGGCCTTCGTCAAGGCCGGGACCGGGGCGCGGATCGTGCGCAACGGCACCCGCGAGGGCCACGAGTACGAACTGCTCGGCTCACTGCGCGGTGAGCACAAACGGCTGGAGTGTCTGCTGGTCACGCTGTCGGAGAAGAGCAAGACCTACCCGATGTTCCAGCATCCGGGCACCGAGTTCATCTACATGCTCTCCGGCGTGATGGAGTACGCGCACAGCCGCTCGGTGTACCGGCTGCACCCGGGTGACTCACTGCAGATCGACGGCGAGGGGGCGCACGGGCCCGTCGACCTCGTCGAGGTGCCGATCCGGTTCCTGTCGGTGATCGCCTTCCCGGACTCGCAGGTCTGA
- a CDS encoding FMN-binding glutamate synthase family protein, with translation MTYSYDERTQRGLRESATFDRATIAAIQRAAETGIYDIRGWGAKRPLPHFDDLLFLGASMSRYPLEGYRERCDTDVILGDRHAKHPLHLDIPVTIAGMSFGALSGQAKEALGRGASEAGTSTTTGDGGMTPEERGQSKYLVYQYLPSRYGMNPDDLRKADAIEVVLGQGAKPGGGGMLLGQKISERVAAMRTLPEGIDQRSACRHPDWTGPDDLTIKINELRELTDWEKPIYVKVGATRTYYDVKLAVAAGADVVVVDGMQGGTAATQDVFIEHVGIPTLAALPQAVQALSELGVHRKVQLIISGGIRTGADVAKAMALGADAVAIGTAALIALGDNSPKYAAEYEKLGSAAGFYDDFQDGRDPAGISTQDPELAARLDPIEGGRRLANYLRVLTMEAQTIARACGKAHLRHLEPEDLVAVTIEAAAMARVPLAGTSWIPGAGL, from the coding sequence ATGACCTACTCCTACGACGAGCGGACCCAGCGCGGCCTGCGCGAGTCGGCCACCTTCGACCGGGCTACCATCGCGGCCATCCAGCGGGCGGCAGAGACCGGCATCTACGACATCCGCGGCTGGGGTGCCAAACGTCCGCTGCCGCACTTCGACGACCTGCTGTTCCTGGGCGCGTCGATGTCCCGGTACCCGCTGGAGGGTTACCGGGAGCGTTGCGACACCGACGTCATCCTCGGTGATCGGCACGCCAAACACCCTCTGCACCTGGATATCCCGGTGACCATCGCGGGAATGTCGTTCGGCGCACTGTCCGGGCAGGCCAAGGAGGCGCTGGGCCGCGGTGCCAGCGAGGCGGGCACCTCCACCACCACCGGCGACGGCGGCATGACACCCGAAGAACGCGGCCAGTCCAAATACCTTGTCTACCAGTATCTTCCATCGCGGTACGGGATGAACCCGGATGACCTGCGCAAGGCCGACGCCATCGAGGTGGTGCTCGGACAGGGCGCCAAGCCCGGCGGGGGCGGAATGCTGCTGGGGCAGAAGATCTCCGAGCGAGTCGCCGCCATGCGCACCCTGCCCGAGGGTATCGACCAGCGCTCAGCCTGCCGGCATCCGGACTGGACCGGGCCGGATGATCTGACCATCAAGATCAACGAGCTGCGCGAGCTCACTGACTGGGAGAAGCCCATCTACGTCAAGGTCGGCGCCACCCGCACCTACTACGACGTGAAGCTGGCGGTGGCCGCCGGTGCCGATGTCGTGGTGGTCGACGGGATGCAGGGCGGCACCGCCGCCACCCAGGACGTCTTCATCGAGCACGTCGGCATCCCGACGCTGGCGGCACTGCCGCAGGCCGTGCAGGCACTGTCCGAGCTGGGCGTGCACCGGAAGGTTCAGCTCATCATCTCCGGTGGCATCCGCACCGGAGCCGACGTCGCCAAGGCGATGGCGCTGGGCGCCGATGCGGTGGCGATCGGTACCGCCGCCCTGATCGCGCTGGGCGACAACAGCCCGAAGTACGCCGCCGAATACGAAAAGCTCGGCAGCGCAGCCGGTTTCTACGACGACTTCCAGGACGGCCGCGACCCGGCCGGGATCAGCACCCAGGATCCGGAACTGGCTGCCCGGCTCGACCCGATCGAGGGTGGCCGGCGGCTGGCGAATTACCTGCGGGTGCTCACGATGGAAGCCCAGACGATCGCGCGGGCCTGCGGCAAGGCACACCTGCGGCATCTCGAACCCGAGGATCTGGTCGCGGTCACCATCGAGGCCGCAGCCATGGCCCGGGTGCCGCTGGCCGGCACGTCGTGGATTCCCGGGGCGGGCCTGTGA